One part of the Pecten maximus chromosome 9, xPecMax1.1, whole genome shotgun sequence genome encodes these proteins:
- the LOC117334424 gene encoding coiled-coil domain-containing protein 124-like isoform X2: MPKKFKGENSKAVEAKARKAAVQHAEKEKREQALEDAYWKDDDKHNAKKTQRKDDKEKKRLEQLDRKKELQRLHDEEMNSIKSKASTGGSSKVTQSQIQNQIAMEKRLAQATATKGNALPDEVPIEENVNRLLPTEGEARSVEDALSVLSVKEPEIDMHPEKRVKAAYQKYEDERLPQLKKENPNLRLSQLKQMLRKDWMKSPENPLNQRLMQS, from the exons ATGCCGAAGAAATTCAAAGGAGAAAATTCCAAGGCTGTTGAAGCAAAAGCAAGGAAAGCAGCTGTCCAGCATGCCGAGAAAGAGAAAAGAGAACAAGCTCTGGAAGATGCATATTGGAAAGACGATGATAAACATAACGCAAAAAAAACGCAACGGAAG GatgacaaagaaaagaaaagactGGAGCAGCTGGATAGGAAAAAAGAATTACAAAGACTTCACGATGAAGAAATGAATAGCATCAAGTCAAAGGCTTCCACAGGAGGGAGTTCAAAGGTCACTCAGTCTCAGATACAGAACCAGATTGCAATGGAAAAGAGATTGGCACAAG CGACGGCAACTAAAGGTAATGCTTTGCCAGATGAGGTGCCGATTGAGGAAAATGTCAACCGACTGCTCCCAACAGAAGGAGAAGCTCGTAGTGTAGAAGATGCTCTTTCAGTACTCAG TGTGAAAGAACCAGAAATAGACATGCATCCGGAGAAGAGAGTCAAAGCTGCCTACCAAAAATATGAGGATGAACGTTTACCACAATTGAAAAAGGAGAACCCAAACCTAAGACTTTCACAGTTAAAACAAATGCTACGAAAAGATTGGATGAAGTCACCAGAAAACCCTTTGAATCAAAGGCTCATGCAATCATAG
- the LOC117334424 gene encoding coiled-coil domain-containing protein 124-like isoform X1 — MPKFQQLSLVPLKMPKKFKGENSKAVEAKARKAAVQHAEKEKREQALEDAYWKDDDKHNAKKTQRKDDKEKKRLEQLDRKKELQRLHDEEMNSIKSKASTGGSSKVTQSQIQNQIAMEKRLAQATATKGNALPDEVPIEENVNRLLPTEGEARSVEDALSVLSVKEPEIDMHPEKRVKAAYQKYEDERLPQLKKENPNLRLSQLKQMLRKDWMKSPENPLNQRLMQS, encoded by the exons ATGCCCAAGTTTCAGCAACTTTCCTTAGT ACCATTGAAGATGCCGAAGAAATTCAAAGGAGAAAATTCCAAGGCTGTTGAAGCAAAAGCAAGGAAAGCAGCTGTCCAGCATGCCGAGAAAGAGAAAAGAGAACAAGCTCTGGAAGATGCATATTGGAAAGACGATGATAAACATAACGCAAAAAAAACGCAACGGAAG GatgacaaagaaaagaaaagactGGAGCAGCTGGATAGGAAAAAAGAATTACAAAGACTTCACGATGAAGAAATGAATAGCATCAAGTCAAAGGCTTCCACAGGAGGGAGTTCAAAGGTCACTCAGTCTCAGATACAGAACCAGATTGCAATGGAAAAGAGATTGGCACAAG CGACGGCAACTAAAGGTAATGCTTTGCCAGATGAGGTGCCGATTGAGGAAAATGTCAACCGACTGCTCCCAACAGAAGGAGAAGCTCGTAGTGTAGAAGATGCTCTTTCAGTACTCAG TGTGAAAGAACCAGAAATAGACATGCATCCGGAGAAGAGAGTCAAAGCTGCCTACCAAAAATATGAGGATGAACGTTTACCACAATTGAAAAAGGAGAACCCAAACCTAAGACTTTCACAGTTAAAACAAATGCTACGAAAAGATTGGATGAAGTCACCAGAAAACCCTTTGAATCAAAGGCTCATGCAATCATAG